A region of Selenomonadales bacterium 4137-cl DNA encodes the following proteins:
- a CDS encoding DJ-1/PfpI family protein, with the protein MAKKILLLTGDCAEDYEVKVPQQALMMLGYHVDVAAPAKKAGDMLQLVVHDFTTLDTYIELTGHRIPVDLAAADVKAGDYAGLVIPGGRAPEYIRMHPEVVDLVKAFFAAAKPVAAICHGTQLLAAAGVLDGRTVTSYPACAAECRLAGAEWRNEPVITDNNLVTAQAWPNHPEWLRAFVALLGAKIEI; encoded by the coding sequence ATGGCGAAAAAGATTCTGCTGTTGACCGGGGATTGCGCCGAGGATTACGAGGTCAAGGTACCCCAGCAGGCGCTGATGATGCTGGGCTATCACGTTGATGTGGCGGCGCCGGCCAAGAAAGCCGGCGACATGCTGCAGCTGGTGGTGCACGACTTCACCACCCTGGACACCTATATCGAACTGACCGGCCACCGCATCCCGGTGGACCTCGCCGCCGCCGACGTCAAGGCCGGTGACTACGCCGGACTGGTCATTCCCGGCGGGCGGGCGCCGGAGTACATCCGCATGCACCCCGAAGTCGTCGATCTCGTCAAAGCGTTCTTCGCCGCAGCCAAGCCGGTCGCGGCCATCTGCCACGGCACCCAGCTTCTGGCCGCCGCCGGCGTGCTGGACGGGCGTACCGTCACCTCCTACCCCGCCTGCGCCGCCGAATGCCGCCTTGCCGGCGCCGAATGGCGGAACGAGCCGGTGATAACCGACAACAACCTGGTCACCGCCCAGGCGTGGCCCAATCATCCGGAGTGGCTGCGGGCCTTCGTAGCCCTGTTGGGCGCGAAAATCGAAATCTGA
- a CDS encoding lactate utilization protein produces the protein MQQLLERLKSRNMHGYLARDRAEAKELALGLIPSEAVIAMGNSLTLRETGIFDALTDGRYNVINQFEQGISADENLRRRKQGLLADVYFTSANAVSLDGELFNIDGKGNRVAAMLFGPERVIVVVGRNKLVRDQAQAWQRLREATAPALARRLKRSTPCAVTGTCADCNSPERICRCYTVISSQMPAGKDRIHVIIVNEDLGL, from the coding sequence ATGCAGCAGTTGCTCGAACGGTTGAAAAGCCGCAATATGCACGGCTATCTGGCCCGCGACCGGGCGGAGGCGAAAGAGCTCGCCCTGGGACTCATCCCGTCCGAGGCCGTCATCGCCATGGGCAACTCCCTCACGCTTCGCGAGACAGGCATCTTCGACGCACTGACCGATGGCCGGTACAACGTCATAAATCAGTTCGAACAAGGCATTTCAGCCGATGAAAATCTCCGCCGCCGCAAGCAGGGGCTGCTGGCTGACGTGTATTTTACCAGTGCGAACGCCGTTTCCCTCGACGGAGAGCTGTTCAACATCGACGGCAAAGGGAACCGGGTTGCCGCGATGCTGTTCGGGCCCGAGCGGGTTATTGTGGTTGTCGGCAGAAACAAGCTCGTCCGGGATCAAGCCCAGGCATGGCAGCGCCTGCGGGAGGCGACCGCGCCCGCGCTCGCCCGGCGGTTGAAGCGCAGCACGCCGTGCGCCGTTACCGGGACTTGCGCCGACTGCAATTCGCCCGAGAGAATCTGCCGGTGTTACACCGTCATCAGCAGCCAAATGCCGGCCGGCAAGGACCGCATCCATGTCATAATCGTCAATGAGGATTTAGGGCTTTAA